One genomic window of Caballeronia sp. SBC1 includes the following:
- a CDS encoding ABC transporter substrate-binding protein produces the protein MLKRFFKATLPALVVVAATAGTAHAAGTFCSSGKTVHFAGITWESGAFATEVLRQILEKGYGCATDVVPGSTAATETALASNDVQVWAEQWTGRSEITSKAVAAGKVKLVGDTLPGGTKEGWFVPEYVIKGDASRNIKASAPGLVSVTDLPKYKDLFADDEEPEKGRFLNCPTGWDCERVNTRLLKVLGLDASYTNFHPGTGAALDASIESAYQRGKPLVFYYWGPAALMAKYKFVELKMPPYNDACWKTLRDESSTKQCASSYMVSHVTVGVSTPFSEAEPQAMAMFSKVSFPMDFLNSTILEMTSKKIDGSAMATTFLRTHPEMWKTWVPADVAAKVQAKLGT, from the coding sequence ATGCTCAAACGATTCTTCAAAGCTACTCTGCCTGCGCTGGTCGTGGTTGCGGCTACCGCTGGTACGGCACATGCCGCAGGGACCTTCTGCAGTTCGGGCAAGACCGTGCACTTTGCGGGCATTACGTGGGAAAGCGGCGCGTTTGCGACCGAAGTGCTGCGGCAGATCCTTGAAAAGGGCTACGGCTGCGCCACGGATGTCGTGCCCGGCAGCACGGCCGCCACCGAGACCGCGCTGGCAAGCAACGACGTGCAGGTCTGGGCCGAGCAATGGACCGGCCGTAGTGAAATCACGTCGAAAGCGGTCGCTGCCGGCAAGGTGAAACTGGTCGGCGACACGCTCCCGGGCGGCACGAAGGAAGGTTGGTTCGTGCCCGAATACGTGATCAAGGGCGACGCGTCGCGCAACATCAAGGCCAGCGCGCCGGGCCTTGTCTCAGTCACGGACTTGCCGAAATACAAGGACCTGTTCGCCGATGACGAAGAACCGGAGAAGGGCCGTTTCCTGAACTGCCCGACTGGCTGGGACTGCGAACGCGTGAATACGCGTTTGCTCAAGGTGCTGGGCCTCGATGCGTCATACACCAACTTCCATCCGGGCACGGGCGCCGCGCTCGATGCATCGATCGAATCGGCGTATCAGCGCGGCAAGCCTCTGGTGTTTTATTACTGGGGACCGGCTGCGTTGATGGCGAAATACAAGTTCGTCGAACTCAAGATGCCGCCGTATAACGACGCCTGCTGGAAGACCTTGCGTGATGAAAGCAGTACGAAGCAATGTGCTTCGTCATATATGGTTTCGCACGTGACAGTGGGTGTCTCGACCCCCTTCAGCGAAGCCGAACCGCAAGCCATGGCGATGTTCTCGAAGGTCAGCTTCCCGATGGACTTCCTGAACAGCACGATTCTTGAAATGACATCGAAGAAGATCGACGGCTCCGCCATGGCCACCACGTTCCTGCGCACGCACCCCGAGATGTGGAAGACCTGGGTGCCGGCCGACGTAGCGGCCAAGGTGCAGGCCAAGCTGGGCACTTAA
- a CDS encoding branched-chain amino acid ABC transporter substrate-binding protein codes for MAVSGPGFAADPAVVLIGHAAPLTGQLSHMGKDSENAARLAIDEINSQHPVIGGKPVKFQLDSQDDAADPRTGTQVAQKLVDDGVVAVVGDINSGVSIPASKIYSEAGIVQISQGSTNPTYTLQGYKTTFRVVATDALQGPALAHYALDSLHAKRIAIIDDSTAYGQGLADEFEKAAKANGGTIVTREQTNDKATDFRAILTKIKGLRPDVIMYGGSDATAGPLAKQAGNLGITAKVLGGDGACTEKMIDLAGDAIGNVTCSEAGLALSKMPKGQDFEKRYTARFNTPIDAYAPFTYDAVYVIYNAMKRADSTDHAKVLAAMPSTRYDGVIGRIAFDPHGDLKDAAITIYQFKDKKKTVMDVIKM; via the coding sequence CTGGCTGTTAGCGGACCAGGTTTCGCCGCCGATCCGGCCGTCGTCCTGATCGGCCACGCTGCGCCGCTGACCGGGCAGCTTTCCCACATGGGCAAGGACAGCGAAAATGCTGCCCGGCTGGCGATCGACGAGATCAACAGCCAGCACCCCGTGATTGGCGGCAAGCCAGTCAAATTCCAGCTCGACTCGCAGGACGACGCCGCCGATCCCCGCACCGGCACGCAGGTCGCGCAAAAGCTGGTGGACGACGGCGTGGTGGCTGTTGTGGGCGACATCAATTCGGGCGTCTCGATCCCCGCGTCGAAGATCTACAGCGAAGCTGGCATCGTGCAGATTTCGCAAGGTTCGACCAACCCCACGTACACGCTGCAGGGATACAAGACCACGTTTCGCGTAGTCGCTACCGACGCGCTGCAGGGACCGGCGCTCGCCCATTACGCGCTCGATTCGCTGCATGCGAAGCGGATTGCGATCATCGACGACTCCACGGCCTACGGCCAGGGACTCGCCGATGAATTCGAAAAGGCCGCGAAAGCGAATGGCGGCACGATCGTCACACGCGAACAGACCAACGATAAGGCAACCGATTTTCGCGCGATCCTGACAAAGATAAAAGGCTTGCGTCCCGACGTCATCATGTACGGCGGTTCGGACGCCACCGCCGGGCCATTGGCCAAGCAGGCGGGCAATCTCGGGATAACAGCGAAGGTACTGGGCGGCGACGGCGCATGCACGGAGAAGATGATCGATCTGGCCGGCGACGCGATCGGCAATGTGACATGCTCAGAGGCGGGCCTTGCGCTCTCGAAGATGCCCAAGGGACAGGACTTCGAAAAACGCTATACAGCACGCTTCAATACGCCGATCGATGCGTATGCGCCGTTCACCTATGACGCCGTCTACGTGATCTACAACGCGATGAAACGCGCCGACTCGACCGATCACGCCAAAGTGCTTGCCGCGATGCCATCGACTCGGTATGACGGCGTGATCGGCCGCATTGCGTTCGATCCGCATGGCGATCTCAAGGACGCAGCCATCACGATCTATCAGTTCAAGGACAAGAAGAAAACCGTGATGGATGTCATCAAGATGTGA
- a CDS encoding Xaa-Pro peptidase family protein: MSIIRPTHLPEDCEPTAAEIAQIQRDRLAAVRRELKKRDLTAAVLFDPTHMRYATGSRNMQVYSMRNPARYVFVPAEGKVVLFEYAGCDFLAEGLDTVDEVRPATAISYYFCDDMLGQVTERWAAEIDELMTQSGGGKRIAIESATSAAAFALQARGYQVFDAQEPLERARAIKVPNEIKMIRASLRAAEEGVRKLEGALVPGISENELWSHLHQHIIATDGDYIETRLISSGPRTNPWFQESSPRKIQSGELVGLDTDVVGRFGYYADFSRTFLCGDVQATAAQKDLYQLAYEQIHSNMENVRAGTTFQEFIARAWKIPEPYRARRYFALAHGVGMTGEYPYIVHREDNEAKGYDGVIEPGMTLCIESYIGHEAGGEGVKLEEQVYIRDDGRVELLSDYPFEARLLA; this comes from the coding sequence ATGTCGATTATTCGCCCCACCCATCTTCCTGAAGATTGCGAACCCACCGCCGCGGAAATTGCGCAGATTCAACGCGACCGGCTGGCTGCCGTGCGCCGCGAGTTGAAGAAGCGCGATCTTACCGCCGCTGTGTTGTTCGACCCGACCCACATGCGCTACGCCACCGGCTCGCGCAACATGCAGGTCTATTCAATGCGCAACCCCGCCCGCTATGTGTTCGTCCCGGCGGAAGGCAAGGTCGTGCTGTTCGAATACGCAGGCTGCGATTTTCTGGCCGAAGGGCTGGACACTGTCGATGAAGTCCGCCCCGCCACCGCGATTTCCTATTACTTTTGCGACGACATGCTCGGCCAGGTTACCGAGCGCTGGGCAGCCGAGATCGATGAGCTCATGACACAAAGCGGCGGCGGCAAGCGCATCGCGATCGAGAGCGCAACGTCCGCCGCGGCGTTCGCGTTGCAGGCGCGCGGCTATCAGGTCTTCGACGCACAGGAGCCGCTTGAACGCGCACGCGCCATCAAGGTGCCCAACGAGATCAAGATGATCCGTGCTTCGCTGCGTGCCGCTGAGGAGGGCGTGCGCAAGCTGGAAGGGGCACTGGTGCCGGGCATCAGCGAGAACGAGCTGTGGTCGCATCTGCATCAGCACATCATTGCGACCGATGGCGACTACATTGAAACGCGCCTGATCAGTTCGGGGCCACGCACCAATCCGTGGTTCCAGGAAAGCAGCCCGCGCAAGATCCAGTCGGGCGAACTGGTCGGGCTTGATACGGATGTGGTCGGACGCTTCGGCTACTACGCGGATTTTTCACGCACGTTCCTGTGCGGCGACGTTCAGGCGACAGCCGCGCAAAAGGATCTCTACCAGCTTGCGTACGAGCAGATTCATTCGAACATGGAGAACGTGCGCGCGGGCACGACTTTCCAGGAGTTCATTGCTCGCGCGTGGAAGATTCCCGAGCCATACCGCGCACGCCGCTATTTCGCGCTTGCGCATGGCGTTGGCATGACGGGCGAGTATCCGTACATCGTGCATAGAGAGGACAACGAGGCCAAGGGTTATGACGGCGTGATCGAGCCGGGCATGACTCTGTGTATCGAAAGCTATATTGGACACGAGGCAGGCGGCGAGGGTGTGAAGCTGGAAGAGCAGGTCTACATTCGCGACGACGGACGGGTCGAACTGCTCTCGGATTATCCGTTCGAGGCCAGGTTGCTTGCCTGA
- a CDS encoding glycine betaine/L-proline ABC transporter ATP-binding protein: MTAIRVSNVYKIFGPTMTHARVIDMLRHGASKADVLADNGCNVGLNNINLNIEAGQIFVIMGLSGSGKSTLVRHFNRLIDPSAGEIVIDGENILSLNAAGLREFRRHRVSMVFQNFGLLPHATVLENAAYALRVRGERHDVANQKARTWLGKVGLDGYGDKFPDELSGGMRQRVGLARALAADTEVLLMDEAFSALDPLIRTEMQDQLLELQRTLNKTIVFITHDLDEALRLGTQIAILRDGELVQQGTPEDIVRFPANDYVRRFVERRAERVA, from the coding sequence ATGACAGCTATCCGAGTCAGCAACGTCTACAAGATCTTCGGGCCGACGATGACCCATGCACGCGTTATCGACATGCTCAGGCACGGCGCGTCGAAGGCGGACGTGCTCGCCGACAACGGCTGTAACGTCGGCCTCAACAACATCAACCTGAATATTGAGGCGGGTCAGATCTTCGTGATCATGGGCTTGTCCGGTTCCGGCAAGTCCACGCTCGTACGCCACTTCAACCGGCTGATCGATCCGAGCGCGGGCGAGATCGTGATCGACGGCGAGAACATCCTGTCGCTCAACGCGGCGGGGCTGCGCGAGTTCCGGCGGCATCGTGTGAGCATGGTGTTCCAGAACTTTGGTCTGTTGCCTCATGCAACAGTGCTGGAGAACGCAGCGTATGCATTGCGTGTCAGAGGCGAGCGCCACGATGTCGCGAACCAGAAGGCCCGGACCTGGCTCGGCAAAGTGGGCCTGGATGGTTACGGCGATAAATTCCCAGACGAGCTTTCGGGCGGGATGCGCCAACGCGTAGGGCTTGCTCGTGCGCTGGCGGCCGACACGGAAGTGCTGCTGATGGACGAAGCATTTTCGGCACTTGATCCATTGATCCGAACCGAGATGCAGGATCAGTTGCTTGAGTTGCAGAGGACGTTGAACAAGACCATTGTCTTCATCACGCACGACCTGGATGAAGCGTTGCGGCTGGGCACGCAGATCGCGATTCTGCGCGATGGCGAACTCGTGCAGCAAGGCACGCCCGAAGACATTGTGCGTTTCCCCGCGAACGACTATGTCCGGCGGTTTGTCGAGCGGCGCGCCGAACGAGTCGCGTAA
- a CDS encoding DUF2848 domain-containing protein, producing the protein MKTLECGIDNGAGITVIEVTVSRLVIAGWAGRDARDVEHHIHELEALGVKRPASVPTFYEIAPALLTTEDAIDVVGAHSSGEVEVVLIQTANDGLLVGIGSDHTDRRVESYDVAVSKQMCAKPLSAALWRYADIAPHWDSLIARSWRIDGDADPLLYQEGTLARLLHPDELIERGFGAAAMPPGSAMFCGTQAVLGELSAGAGYELELHDPVLGRSLRHRYMVDALTHVE; encoded by the coding sequence ATGAAAACACTCGAATGCGGGATAGATAATGGCGCGGGTATCACGGTTATCGAGGTAACGGTGAGCCGCCTGGTCATCGCCGGCTGGGCGGGGCGTGACGCGCGCGACGTCGAGCACCATATCCACGAGCTGGAAGCACTTGGCGTCAAACGCCCGGCGTCGGTGCCAACGTTCTACGAAATCGCGCCAGCGTTGCTGACGACCGAGGACGCAATCGACGTGGTGGGCGCGCACTCATCCGGCGAGGTCGAGGTCGTGCTGATCCAGACCGCGAACGATGGCTTGCTCGTCGGCATAGGGTCCGATCATACGGATCGCCGGGTGGAAAGCTATGACGTCGCGGTATCGAAGCAGATGTGCGCCAAGCCGTTAAGCGCTGCGCTCTGGCGTTACGCCGATATTGCCCCTCACTGGGATTCGCTGATCGCGCGCAGTTGGCGAATCGACGGTGACGCCGACCCCTTGCTGTACCAGGAAGGCACGCTCGCCCGCTTGCTGCATCCGGACGAGTTAATTGAACGAGGTTTCGGCGCGGCCGCCATGCCGCCCGGATCGGCGATGTTCTGCGGCACGCAAGCCGTCCTCGGCGAACTAAGCGCAGGAGCGGGCTATGAGCTCGAACTACATGATCCGGTACTGGGACGCAGCCTCCGGCATCGCTACATGGTCGACGCGCTGACCCACGTTGAATGA
- a CDS encoding LysR family transcriptional regulator, producing MNVRFLETFVWLAKLRNFRMTAEHLHATQAAISSRISALEQEFGVRLFDRGPRDVTLTQEGTKALAFAEQILKLNRDMLASVSDRSKVSGLLRLGVIESVVHTWLPNLLKRVREEYPNLTIELTSDTTANLSGHLINGNVDVALLTTNVTGSDAVNIPLGTLPMQWVASPSLNLSAEALSEAELAAFPIVSFARHSAPHGFLTELFAASGETTVQINCVSSVAAIIRLVIDGFGIAVLPTAFVMHELQSGRLQLLQVTHRVPALPLVAAFRRSPDSLLCESITRLALQVVRDFSLANGPDFALLPNTADTPISPSSPPINPDALPKNAY from the coding sequence ATGAATGTCCGCTTTCTCGAAACGTTTGTATGGCTCGCCAAGCTGCGCAATTTCCGGATGACGGCCGAGCACCTGCACGCGACCCAGGCCGCCATCTCCAGCCGGATATCTGCGCTCGAGCAGGAGTTTGGCGTGCGTCTGTTCGACCGCGGACCACGCGATGTGACGCTCACGCAGGAAGGCACCAAGGCGCTGGCGTTCGCGGAGCAAATCCTTAAGCTGAACCGCGACATGCTCGCAAGCGTGAGCGACCGCTCCAAGGTCTCGGGGTTGCTGCGGCTGGGGGTGATCGAGTCGGTCGTGCATACATGGTTGCCGAATCTGCTGAAGCGGGTGCGGGAGGAATACCCGAACCTGACGATCGAACTTACGTCGGACACGACAGCTAATCTGTCCGGGCATCTCATCAACGGCAATGTCGACGTCGCGTTGCTGACCACAAACGTCACCGGCAGCGACGCGGTCAACATTCCGCTTGGGACGCTCCCCATGCAATGGGTGGCGAGCCCTTCATTGAATCTATCGGCTGAAGCGCTCTCGGAGGCTGAACTGGCCGCGTTTCCCATCGTCAGTTTTGCGCGGCATTCGGCGCCGCATGGTTTTCTCACTGAGTTGTTCGCAGCGAGCGGCGAGACCACCGTCCAGATCAACTGCGTCTCGTCCGTGGCGGCGATCATCCGTCTTGTCATCGATGGGTTCGGCATAGCCGTGCTGCCGACTGCTTTTGTCATGCACGAGTTGCAGTCGGGTCGCCTGCAATTGCTGCAGGTAACGCACCGCGTTCCGGCGCTCCCGCTCGTTGCCGCGTTCAGGCGCAGTCCGGACAGCCTGCTGTGCGAGTCCATTACGCGCCTCGCGTTGCAGGTCGTGCGCGATTTCAGCCTCGCCAACGGCCCTGATTTCGCGCTGCTCCCCAACACAGCTGATACGCCGATTTCACCGTCAAGCCCCCCGATAAATCCAGACGCCTTGCCGAAAAATGCCTACTGA
- a CDS encoding porin: MKKQAICMTLSCLFVAGAHAQSSVTLYGVIDEGFDYTNNVNGNKAYEMQSGYAQGSRWGLKGGEDLGGGVKAIFTLENGFNLNNGRLGQGGLEFGRQAFVGISDATYGTVTLGRQYDSVVDFLAQTTANGNWAGYLFAHPYDNDNTDNSFRVNNTVKYTSPAWAGFQFGGMYGFSNVAGGFADNRLMSVGAQYTYGGLLIAAAYLNSDNPSGTTSGAIATTDQNFLAQRLRIFGAGINYTMGNATVGFAYTNSNMADPTSTTYISGSIVPAGGSISSLKFNNFEINGKYQFTPAFFVGAQYVYTRATDNASTGTTHPNYQSAGLMADYLLSKRTDVYAQAAFQSVGGDSTGTALDQAYVPGAADASSTSKQVVVRLAIRHAF; encoded by the coding sequence ATGAAAAAGCAAGCAATCTGCATGACTTTGTCATGCCTGTTCGTCGCGGGCGCGCATGCCCAAAGCAGCGTGACGCTGTATGGCGTTATTGACGAAGGGTTCGACTATACGAATAACGTCAACGGCAATAAAGCCTATGAAATGCAGAGCGGTTATGCGCAGGGCAGCCGCTGGGGATTGAAGGGCGGCGAAGATCTGGGCGGGGGCGTCAAAGCAATTTTCACCCTTGAAAATGGCTTCAATCTGAATAACGGGCGACTAGGCCAGGGCGGACTTGAATTCGGCCGGCAGGCTTTCGTGGGCATTAGCGATGCCACATACGGAACGGTTACGTTGGGCCGGCAATATGATTCCGTAGTCGATTTTCTTGCGCAGACAACGGCGAACGGAAACTGGGCGGGTTATCTGTTTGCGCACCCGTACGATAACGACAATACCGACAATTCATTCCGCGTGAACAACACGGTGAAATACACGAGTCCGGCATGGGCCGGTTTCCAGTTCGGCGGCATGTACGGGTTCAGTAATGTGGCTGGGGGTTTTGCCGACAACCGGCTAATGAGCGTGGGCGCGCAATACACCTACGGCGGTTTGCTGATCGCGGCTGCCTATTTGAACTCGGATAACCCATCCGGCACGACGAGCGGCGCCATTGCGACGACCGACCAGAACTTCCTCGCGCAGCGCCTTCGCATTTTCGGGGCGGGCATCAACTACACCATGGGCAATGCCACGGTCGGCTTTGCGTACACCAACTCCAACATGGCCGACCCGACTTCCACCACCTATATCTCGGGGTCGATCGTGCCGGCTGGCGGGTCAATATCGTCGCTCAAGTTCAACAACTTCGAGATCAACGGCAAGTATCAATTCACCCCGGCGTTTTTTGTCGGCGCGCAGTATGTCTATACACGTGCTACCGATAATGCCAGCACCGGCACCACGCATCCGAACTATCAGTCGGCCGGATTGATGGCCGACTACCTGCTGTCCAAGCGAACCGATGTCTACGCCCAGGCTGCTTTCCAGTCCGTCGGCGGCGACAGCACCGGGACCGCCCTGGATCAGGCCTACGTGCCCGGTGCAGCGGATGCTTCGTCCACGTCGAAGCAGGTTGTCGTGCGGCTCGCGATACGTCACGCGTTCTGA
- a CDS encoding ABC transporter permease, producing MFPHLSLADPINDKVALLVQNYGDAFHSFSLVVLKYLLVPLESGLRITPPWLLLILAGLLAWHATRKLSLAALFVLLLYAIGAFGLWDKLMQTLALMLVATVLSIVLGIPLGILCSQNRWVRRGLLPVLDVMQTLPSFVYLIPVLMLFGLGKVPAIFATVIYSLPPLIRLTDLGIRQVDGDVAEAARSFGTTRWQMLIGVQLPLARPSIMAGINQTTMMSLSMVVIASMIGSRGLGEDVLAGIQTLDVGKGMQAGIAIVILAIVIDRISQGYGQERRARMAISADRRARVQARQSARSAGLGEPETAGDTASRQV from the coding sequence ATCTTTCCGCATCTATCGCTTGCCGACCCGATTAACGACAAGGTCGCATTGCTGGTCCAGAACTATGGCGATGCCTTCCACTCGTTCAGCCTGGTCGTGCTGAAATACCTGCTGGTGCCGCTGGAAAGCGGCTTGCGGATCACGCCGCCGTGGCTGCTGCTGATCCTCGCCGGTCTGCTCGCATGGCATGCCACGCGCAAGCTCTCGCTGGCAGCGTTGTTCGTGCTGCTGCTCTACGCAATTGGCGCGTTCGGGCTGTGGGACAAGCTGATGCAGACGCTCGCGCTGATGCTGGTCGCCACCGTACTGTCGATCGTGCTGGGCATTCCGCTGGGCATCCTGTGCTCGCAGAACCGCTGGGTACGCCGGGGGCTGTTGCCCGTGCTCGACGTGATGCAGACGCTGCCCAGCTTCGTGTACCTGATCCCGGTGCTGATGCTCTTCGGGCTTGGCAAGGTGCCCGCCATCTTCGCCACGGTGATCTATTCGCTGCCGCCGCTGATCCGGCTCACGGACCTGGGCATCCGGCAAGTGGACGGTGACGTGGCGGAAGCCGCGCGCTCCTTCGGCACGACACGCTGGCAGATGCTGATAGGCGTGCAGTTGCCGCTCGCGCGGCCAAGCATCATGGCCGGTATCAACCAGACCACCATGATGTCGTTGTCCATGGTCGTGATTGCATCGATGATCGGTTCGCGTGGCCTGGGCGAAGACGTGCTTGCAGGTATTCAGACACTCGATGTTGGCAAGGGCATGCAGGCGGGTATCGCCATTGTGATCCTGGCGATTGTCATCGACCGGATCTCGCAGGGTTACGGTCAGGAGCGCCGGGCGCGCATGGCGATCAGCGCGGACAGAAGGGCGCGCGTGCAGGCTCGCCAGAGCGCGCGAAGCGCCGGTCTTGGCGAGCCGGAAACGGCGGGCGATACCGCGTCGCGTCAGGTCTGA